A region from the Lolium perenne isolate Kyuss_39 chromosome 4, Kyuss_2.0, whole genome shotgun sequence genome encodes:
- the LOC127293275 gene encoding putative UDP-rhamnose:rhamnosyltransferase 1: protein MDNSSSSSSPLHVVICPWLAFGHLLPCLDLAERLASRGHRVSFVSTPRNIARLPPVRQAVAPLIDFVALPLPHVEGLPEGAESTNDVPYEKFELHRKAFDGLAAPFSEFLGAACAEGAKKPDWIIVDVFHHWASASAIEHKVPCAMLVLAAASITATWAANVAKQAASWGGEPEAGTPKFEVERRKLARTLRESGMSIAERVSLTLQRCNLVVIRSCLEWEPESFPQLATLGGKPVVPLGLLPPSPEGGRGVSKDGEDATVRWLDTQPAKSVVYVALGSEVPLRTEQVHELALGLELAGTRFLWALRKPSGVPDAVVLPPGFEERTHGRGLVVTGWVPQISVLAHDAVGAFLTHCGWNSTIEGLLFGHPLIMLPIFGDQGPNARLMEGRQVGVQVRRNENDGSFDRDGVAAAVRAVAVEEESRTIFVANAKKMQEIVADSQVHERCIDGFIQRLRSYKE from the exons ATGGACAACAGCTCATCCTCTTCCTCGCCGCTGCACGTCGTGATCTGCCCGTGGCTCGCCTTCGGCCACCTGCTGCCCTGCCTTGACCTCGCCGAGCGCTTGGCGTCGCGGGGCCACCGCGTGTCCTTCGTATCCACGCCGCGAAACATCGCGCGCCTCCCGCCGGTCCGGCAGGCCGTCGCACCGCTCATCGACTTCGTGGCGCTGCCGCTCCCTCACGTCGAAGGGCTCCCTGAAGGCGCCGAGTCCACCAACGACGTCCCGTACGAGAAGTTCGAGCTGCACCGGAAGGCCTTCGACGGCCTCGCCGCCCCATTCTCCGAGTTCCTGGGCGCCGCGTGCGCCGAGGGTGCCAAGAAACCGGACTGGATCATCGTCGATGTCTTCCACCACTGGGCTTCCGCCTCCGCCATTGAGCATAAG GTTCCTTGTGCGATGCTGGTCCTGGCCGCGGCAAGTATCACCGCCACCTGGGCCGCCAACGTGGCCAAGCAAGCAGCGTCTTGGGGAGGAGAACCGGAAGCAGGGACGCCAAAGTTCGAGGTGGAGAGGAGAAAGCTGGCGAGAACACTGCGCGAGTCAGGGATGTCCATCGCCGAGCGTGTCTCCTTGACACTCCAGAGGTGCAACCTCGTCGTCATCCGGAGTTGCCTCGAGTGGGAGCCGGAGAGCTTCCCTCAACTGGCGACGCTCGGCGGTAAGCCGGTCGTCCCCCTCGGCCTCCTGCCGCCATCACCCGAGGGAGGCCGCGGCGTCAGCAAGGACGGGGAGGACGCCACCGTGCGTTGGCTCGACACGCAGCCGGCCAAGTCGGTCGTGTACGTGGCCCTAGGAAGCGAGGTGCCTCTGCGCACGGAGCAGGTGCACGAGCTGGCCCTCGGGCTGGAGCTCGCCGGGACGCGCTTCCTCTGGGCTCTACGGaagcccagcggcgtgccggacgcCGTCGTCCTCCCTCCGGGGTTCGAGGAACGCACGCACGGCCGCGGGCTCGTAGTGACCGGGTGGGTTCCTCAGATCAGCGTGCTGGCGCACGACGCCGTGGGCGCGTTCCTGACGCACTGCGGGTGGAACTCCACCATCGAAGGGCTCCTGTTCGGGCATCCGCTGATCATGTTACCCATCTTCGGCGACCAAGGGCCGAACGCGCGGCTGATGGAGGGGAGACAGGTCGGAGTGCAGGTGAGGAGGAACGAAAACGATGGTTCGTTCGACCGAGATGGCGTCGCGGCGGCGGTCCGTGCCGTCGCCGTCGAGGAAGAAAGCAGGACGATCTTCGTGGCCAACGCGAAGAAAATGCAGGAGATCGTGGCGGACAGCCAAGTCCATGAGAGGTGCATCGACGGGTTTATTCAGCGTCTGAGATCTTACAAGGAGTGA